The sequence ATACCAACCACCACAACAGCAACAACCATTTCATCAGTCTAAGGGCGAAATAGGAAATGCTCCTATCTGTAACCGGTGTGGCAAACAACATTTGGGTATGTGTGCGACACAGAGGTCTTGTTTTCGTTGTGGTAGTACTGATCATTTGGGCAGAGATTGTTCGAGTCCTTTTCAATTATGTTTTTATTGTTATGGAAATGACCATCTAAAGGCAGACTGCTCAAAGTTGAAGGAAGATATGAAGAGAGCTGAACAGAGAAAAGATGCAGGGAGAAGAGCTGTAATCGGGAATTTCAAACCCAAATCTCGATCTTTTCAGTTGACTACAGAGGAGGCAAAAAAATCTCATGACGTTGTGACAGGTACCTTTATTGTTAATAATATGCCTGCACACATTCTCTTTGACTCCGGAGCTACTAAATCCTTAGTGTCACTCTCTTTTTGTGAACGTTTTAATTTACCTTTGTGCAAGCTTGATTATCCTTTAGAAGTTGAAATAGCCGATAGCAAGTTAGTTATTGTTAACGACATATACACGGGTTGTATTATTGAAATTAACGGTGAACAGTTTAAAATCGATCTGATTCCCATGAAAATGGAAGAGTTTCATGTTGTTATCGGTATGGATTGGCTGGGTGATCATAAAGGAACTATCAAATGTCATAAGAAGATTGTTCGTTTAAGTGCTCCTA comes from Rutidosis leptorrhynchoides isolate AG116_Rl617_1_P2 chromosome 4, CSIRO_AGI_Rlap_v1, whole genome shotgun sequence and encodes:
- the LOC139842422 gene encoding uncharacterized protein; translated protein: MSISEYTGLFNDKSRFCPEYTSNPTLLRDHYHRHMKLEISEFIDPVLYDTVSKMMNIALKRERELQRKSTYIAEKRKTEQVSSSSYCTPLKKTRYDERPPQQQQMQYRPSQPQRYQQPQRYQPPQQQQPFHQSKGEIGNAPICNRCGKQHLGMCATQRSCFRCGSTDHLGRDCSSPFQLCFYCYGNDHLKADCSKLKEDMKRAEQRKDAGRRAVIGNFKPKSRSFQLTTEEAKKSHDVVTGTFIVNNMPAHILFDSGATKSLVSLSFCERFNLPLCKLDYPLEVEIADSKLVIVNDIYTGCIIEINGEQFKIDLIPMKMEEFHVVIGMDWLGDHKGTIKCHKKIVRLSAPSGKKDDYLW